The genomic interval ATGCTCATCTTCGTCGCCTCTTTCTCGCGCTCGCTCACGCGGCCACCTGCTCGACGTCCGCGGCGGTGATCCCCTTGGTCGAGGCGATCACGGTGCGCAGCTTCTTGGCAAGGGCCTCGAAGAACATGCTGAGCGGGAACTCGTCCGGAAGCACGTCGTCGACGAGCTTGCGGGGCGGCAGTGTGAGGTCGAGGGCGTCGGGGCCCTTGGCCCACACGGAGCCGGGGTGCGGGGCGAGGTAGGTCGAGACGAGCTCGTAGGCGGCGAGCCAGTGGACGAGCTTGGGGCGGTCGATGCCGTCGCGGTAGAGCTTCTCGATCTCGGCGCACAGCTGGTTGGTGACCTGCGGGGCCCGGTCCCAGTCGATGTGGAGGGTGTTGTCCGTCCAGCGTACGACGTCGTGCTGGTGGAGGTAGGCGAAGAGCAGCTGGCCGCCGAGGCCGTCGTAGTTGCGCACGCGCTCGCCGCTGACCGGGAAGCGGAACATCCGGTCGAAGAGGATGGCGTACTGCGCGTCGCGGCCCTGGCCGTAGCCGTCGGCCTCCAGCTTCACGGCCTCCTTGAAGGCGGTGAGGTCGCAGCGCAGCTCCTCCAGGCCGTACATCCAGAACGGCTGCCGCTGCTTGATCATGAAGGGGTCGAAGGGCAGGTCGCCGTGGCTGTGGGTGCGGTCGTGGACCATGTCCCACAGGGCGAAGGCCTGCTGGCAGCGGTGCTGGTCGCCGATCATCCCGGCGATGTCGGCCGGCAGCTCCAGGCCGAGGGCGGCGACGGCCGCCTCGGTGACGCGGCGGAAGCGGGCGCCCTCGCGGTCGCAGAAGATCGCGCCCCAGGTGAAGCGCTCGGGGGCCTCGCGCACGGCGATGGTCTCCGGGAAGAGGACCGCGGAGTGGGTGTCGTAGCCCGCGGTGAAGTCCTCGAAGGTGATGCTGAGGAAGAGGGGGTTGTCGAAGCGGGTGCGCTCCAGCTCGGCGAGCCACTCCGGCCACACGACGCGCAGCACGACCGCTTCGAGGTTGCGGTCGGGGTTGCCGTTCTGCGTGTACATCGGGAAGACGACGAGGTGCTGGAGGCCGTCGGCGCGGTGCGCGGCGGGGTGGAAGACCAGCAGCGAGTCGAGGAAGTCCGGGACGCCGAAGCCGGCGTCGGCCCAGCGGCGGAGGTCCGCGACGAGGGCCGTGTGATAGGCCGCGTCGTGGGGCAGGAGGGGTGAGAGCTCCTCGACGGCCGCGACGACGCGGCCGATCTCCGCTCGGACGGTCTCGCCCGGGGGTGCGCCCTCCGCGTCGAGGTCGATGGACCCGTCGGGGGACTGCCACGGCCGGATCGTCTCGACTGCGTCCTTGAGCACCCTCCAGGCCGGGTGGTCGACTACCCGCTCGGTGGTCGATTCCTCGGCCGCTATCGCCGTGGACGCAAGAATTTCCGTCATGGCTACCCCTCCTCAGGAGAACTTGGCGTTAAGACACCGTATCCGTGCGCGGTTCTCCACCTCAAGAGGGAGAGCGACAAATTATCCTGCCGACCCCCCGGTCGGGCCGCGTTTTTTCCTGCTTCTGGACACGTCGATCGCCTCAAACGTGCGTTTTCGCCTCACGAGCCTCATCCGCATCAGACAGCGTCCTAGGAGGCCGTAGGCGGTTTCCAGCCAGTTTCCGGCCACCTCCGGCGCATTTCCGGGGCCCGTCCGGGACGCGCACTGTTCACGAATCGGCAACAGTCTTCCGCTATTCGGACGGATCATGGCCTGACCTGGACAGATCACCACGGGCACTGCCAGTCTCCCGCCATGCCCGTCGCCAACCAGCGCGTACACCACGCCGATCCGCTCCCGCGCCGCCGCGCCACGCGCCGCGCCGCCCCGTTCGCGGCCGGCCTCGCCGTCCTCCTCACCGCCGCCGTCGGCTGTGCCCCGCAGGACGACACCGACGCCGCGAAGTCCCCCGCCGGGCCGTCCGCCGGAGCCGCCGCCTGCGCCAAGGGCGAGCTGGCCACCGAGACCGCCGGAAAGCTCACCGTGGGCACCGACAAGCCCGCCTACGCCCCCTGGTTCCGCGACGACGACCCGACGAGCGGCGAGGGCTTCGAGTCCGCCGTCGCCTACGCCGTCGCCGACCGGCTCGGCTACGCCAGGACCGACGTGGTGTGGCAGACCGTGCCCTTCAACAGCGCCGTCGCACCCGGCGCGAAGAAATTCGATTTCGACATCAACCAGATCTCCGTCAGCGACGAGCGCCGCCGGGCCGTCGACTTCTCCTCCGGCTACTACGACGTCCGGCAGGCCGTCGTCGCCCTCAAGGACTCCCCCGCCGCCAAGGCCACCACGGCCGCGGACCTCAAGGGGGTGAAGCTGGGGGCGCAGGTCGGCACCACCAGCCTCGACGTCGTCAACGACGTCATCAAGCCCGGCCAGGCACCGGCCGTCTTCCAGAAGAACGACTTCGCCAAGACCGCCCTGAAGAACGGCCAGGTCGACGCGATCGTCGTGGACCTGCCCACCGCCTTCTACATCACCTCGGCCGAGGTCACGGACGCGAAGATCGTCGGCCAGTTCGCGGCCGGGAGCGGCAAGGCCGAACAGTTCGGGCTCGTCCTGGACAAGGGCAGCCGGCTCACCGGCTGCGTCAGCGGCGCCGTCGACTCCCTGCGCAAGGACGGCACGCTGGCGAAGCTGGAGAAGCGGTGGCTCTCCGAGGCCGTCGACGCCCCGGTGCTGAAGTGACGGCCGGGGACACGGCGGCCGGGGCGCCCGTGCCCGTCGCGGACGCCGCGGGCACGGCGGCCGAGGACCGGTACGTACCGTCCGCGCGGCGCCTGGAGCGCGAGCGCTTCAAACGGACCCGGGCCCGCCGGGCCACCGCGGTGGCCGCCCTCAGCACCCTCGTCACGGGCGTCGTGCTGTTCCTCGCCGTCGTCAACTCCCCCGGCTGGCCCCGCACCCGGGAGACGTTCTTCAGCGCGCACTACGCCCGCGAGGCGCTGCCCAAGGTGCTCGACGGCCTGTGGCTCAACGTGCGGCTGCTGGTCATCTGCGGGGCGGCCGTCCTGATCCTCGGGATGCTGATCGCCGTGGCCCGCACGCTGCGCGGCCCGGTGTTCTTCCCGCTGCGCGCGCTGGCCACCGCCTACACCGACTTCTTCCGCGGTCTGCCGCTGGTGATCTGCCTGCTCATGGTGGTCTTCGGCATCCCGGCCCTGCGCCTCCAGGGCGTCACCACCGACCCGGTGCTGCTGGGCGGGACGGCGCTGGTCCTCACCTACTCGGCGTACGTCGCGGAGGTCTTCCGGGCGGGCATCGAGTCCGTCCATCCCAGCCAGCGGGCCGCCGCCCGCTCCCTGGGGCTCAACGGCCGGCAGACCCTGCGCTTCGTCGTCCTGCCGCAGGCCGTGCGGCGGGTCGTGCCGCCGCTCCTCAACGACCTGGTCTCGCTCCAGAAGGACACCGGTCTCGTGTCGATCGCGGGCGCGGTCGACGCCGTGTACGCGGCGCAGATCGTCGCGAGCAAGAGCTTCAACTACACGCCGTACGTGGTCGCCGGGCTCATCTTCGTCGCCCTCACCATCCCCGCGACCCGGTTCACGGACTGGGTCACGGCCCGGATGGACCGCCGCCGGGCCCAGGGAGGGATCGTATGACCAGCGACGGCGCGACCGGCGACCGTAAGGACGAGGGCACGCCGGTGCCGGGCGGGCTGCGGAAGGACGCCTCGGTGCCGGTGCCGCGGGAGGACGGCGCGGCGGCCGGGGCAGGCGCCCCGGCGCCCGGGCAGG from Streptomyces albireticuli carries:
- a CDS encoding DUF6421 family protein, whose protein sequence is MTEILASTAIAAEESTTERVVDHPAWRVLKDAVETIRPWQSPDGSIDLDAEGAPPGETVRAEIGRVVAAVEELSPLLPHDAAYHTALVADLRRWADAGFGVPDFLDSLLVFHPAAHRADGLQHLVVFPMYTQNGNPDRNLEAVVLRVVWPEWLAELERTRFDNPLFLSITFEDFTAGYDTHSAVLFPETIAVREAPERFTWGAIFCDREGARFRRVTEAAVAALGLELPADIAGMIGDQHRCQQAFALWDMVHDRTHSHGDLPFDPFMIKQRQPFWMYGLEELRCDLTAFKEAVKLEADGYGQGRDAQYAILFDRMFRFPVSGERVRNYDGLGGQLLFAYLHQHDVVRWTDNTLHIDWDRAPQVTNQLCAEIEKLYRDGIDRPKLVHWLAAYELVSTYLAPHPGSVWAKGPDALDLTLPPRKLVDDVLPDEFPLSMFFEALAKKLRTVIASTKGITAADVEQVAA
- a CDS encoding ABC transporter substrate-binding protein; translated protein: MPVANQRVHHADPLPRRRATRRAAPFAAGLAVLLTAAVGCAPQDDTDAAKSPAGPSAGAAACAKGELATETAGKLTVGTDKPAYAPWFRDDDPTSGEGFESAVAYAVADRLGYARTDVVWQTVPFNSAVAPGAKKFDFDINQISVSDERRRAVDFSSGYYDVRQAVVALKDSPAAKATTAADLKGVKLGAQVGTTSLDVVNDVIKPGQAPAVFQKNDFAKTALKNGQVDAIVVDLPTAFYITSAEVTDAKIVGQFAAGSGKAEQFGLVLDKGSRLTGCVSGAVDSLRKDGTLAKLEKRWLSEAVDAPVLK
- a CDS encoding amino acid ABC transporter permease; the protein is MPVADAAGTAAEDRYVPSARRLERERFKRTRARRATAVAALSTLVTGVVLFLAVVNSPGWPRTRETFFSAHYAREALPKVLDGLWLNVRLLVICGAAVLILGMLIAVARTLRGPVFFPLRALATAYTDFFRGLPLVICLLMVVFGIPALRLQGVTTDPVLLGGTALVLTYSAYVAEVFRAGIESVHPSQRAAARSLGLNGRQTLRFVVLPQAVRRVVPPLLNDLVSLQKDTGLVSIAGAVDAVYAAQIVASKSFNYTPYVVAGLIFVALTIPATRFTDWVTARMDRRRAQGGIV